A window of the Vigna angularis cultivar LongXiaoDou No.4 chromosome 3, ASM1680809v1, whole genome shotgun sequence genome harbors these coding sequences:
- the LOC108326381 gene encoding helicase-like transcription factor CHR28 isoform X2 — protein sequence MISLILALRSLQTKSKTDDVHNHKTEALNLDDDDDNGGIDVEKHKNSVEAVDLFPNREPSCSTQAPVRKRPAAGTLVVCPASVMRQWARELDEKVGDEKLSVLIYHGGNRTKDHVELAKFDVVLTTYSIVNNEVPKQPLVEDDDIEDKNGERFGLSSEFTVKKRKKTINGSKKGKKGRKGIDSSREYGSGPLAKVGWFRVILDEAQTIKNHRTQVARACCSLRAKRRWCLSGTPIQNTIDDLYSYFRFLKYDPYAAYKSFYNTIKVPIARNTIQGYKKLQAVLKAIMLRRTKGTLLDGKPIINLPPKTIELSSVDFSVEERAFYTKLESDSRTQFKAYAAAGTVNQNYANILLMLLRLRQACDHPRLVKDFDSDPVGKDSVEMAKTLPRELLINLFTCLDATVTICHVCNDPPHGPVITMCGHVFCYECVQEYLSGDDNTCPAVNCKETIGDDLVYSKVTLKSCISDDGGTSSSSNSHLSDYSLVQRDDYISSKIKAVLEVLQSNCHMKISNSDLRNSGCCRDSPSSSIDLEFDDSDSEARVAKHTRKYSESSTEGPIKAIVFSQWTSMLDLVETSLCQFGILYRRLDGRMTLGARDKAVRDFNTEPEITVMLMSLKAGNLGLNMVAACHVILLDLWWNPTTEDQAIDRAHRIGQTRPVTVTRITIKDTVEDRILSLQENKREMVASAFGEDHAGRSGTRLTVDDLKYLFMV from the exons ATGATTTCCCTCATTCTGGCATTGAGGTCATTACAAACAAAATCGAAAACAGATGATGTGCACAATCATAAAACTGAAGCTTTGAATTTGGATGACGATGATGACAACGGTGGTATAGATgtggaaaaacataaaaatagtgTGGAAGCTGTTGATTTGTTTCCTAATAGAGAACCTAGCTGTTCAACACAGGCACCTGTTAGAAAAAGGCCGGCTGCTGGTACCCTAGTTGTCTGCCCTGCCAGTGTTATGCGACAGTGGGCCAGGGAACTTGATGAAAAAGTCGGAGATGAAAAactttctgttttaatttatcATGGGGGAAATAGGACTAAGGATCATGTAGAACTTGCAAAATTTGATGTGGTTCTAACAACATACTCTATTGTGAATAATGAAGTGCCTAAGCAACCATTAGTTGAGGATGATGATATTGAGGACAAAAATGGGGAAAGGTTTGGGTTATCCTCTGAGTTTACtgttaaaaaaaggaaaaaaacaattaacGGAAGTAAGAAGGGTAAAAAAGGTAGAAAAGGAATTGACAGTTCGAGGGAATATGGTTCTGGCCCTCTTGCAAAAGTAGGGTGGTTTCGGGTTATTCTAGACGAGgctcaaacaataaaaaatcataGAACTCAGGTGGCTAGAGCTTGTTGCAGCCTTAGAGCCAAAAGAAGGTGGTGCTTATCTGGAACGCCTATTCAAAATACTATTGATGATTTGTATAGCTATTTTAGATTCTTGAAGTATGATCCTTATGCTGCATATAAATCATTCTACAACACCATAAAGGTTCCCATAGCCCGAAATACCATTCAAGGTTACAAGAAACTTCAAGCAGTTTTAAAGGCCATAATGCTACGTCGTACAAAAG GAACTTTGCTTGATGGGAAGCCAATAATCAATTTGCCTCCTAAAACAATTGAGCTCAGTAGTGTGGATTTCTCCGTTGAGGAACGAGCCTTCTATACTAAGTTGGAATCAGACTCACGCACTCAATTTAAG GCATATGCTGCTGCTGGGACAGTGAACCAAAACTATGCTAATATTCTTTTAATGCTCTTACGTCTTCGACAGGCTTGTGATCACCCACGTCTTGTTAAAGATTTTGATTCTGATCCTGTTGGGAAGGATTCTGTTGAAATGGCAAAAACTCTTCCAAGGGAATTGCTGATTAATCTGTTTACTTGTTTGGACGCAACAGTTACTATCTGTCATGTTTGCAAT GATCCCCCTCATGGCCCTGTTATTACAATGTGCGGCCATGTCTTCTGTTATGAATGTGTACAGGAATATTTGTCTGGTGATGATAATACGTGCCCTGCTGTAAATTGTAAAGAAACAATCGGTGATGATCTTGTTTACTCCAAAGTTACTTTGAAGAGTTGTATCTCTGATGATGGTGGCACTTCTAGTTCATCAAATTCACATCTTAGTGATTATTCGCTAGTGCAGCGGGATGATTACATTTCATCTAAAATCAAAGCTGTTCTTGAGGTTTTGCAGTCAAATTGTCACATGAAAATATCTAATTCTGACTTACGGAACTCTGGATGTTGTAGAGATTCGCCGTCATCTTCTATTGATCTAGAGTTTGATGACAGTGATTCAGAGGCTAGGGTTGCAAAACACACAAGAAAGTATTCAGAGTCCTCAACTGAAGGACCGATAAAGGCTATAGTTTTTTCCCAGTGGACTAGCATGTTGGATTTAGTTGAGACATCATTGTGTCAATTTGGTATACTGTACAGGAGACTTGATGGTAGGATGACTCTGGGTGCAAGGGACAAAGCTGTTAGGGATTTCAATACTGAACCTGAG ATAACTGTTATGCTGATGTCACTAAAGGCAGGAAACCTTGGATTGAATATGGTTGCTGCTTGTCATGTTATTCTTTTGGATCTGTGGTGGAATCCAACAACTGAAGATCAAGCTATTGATCGAGCCCATAGAATTGGACAAACTCGTCCTGTTACCGTGACAAGGATTACTATAAAAGATACCGTTGAAGATCGGATACTGTCTCTTCAG GAGAATAAGAGAGAAATGGTTGCATCTGCTTTTGGGGAAGACCATGCTGGTAGGTCTGGAACTCGCCTTACAGTGGATGATCTGAAATATCTCTTCATGGTCTAG
- the LOC108326381 gene encoding helicase-like transcription factor CHR28 isoform X1, producing MGESIYISSSDDDELEEIDVQKRTLPQWATTFERSSDYGRRNNSSRGSNSSNLSSSSVYNHSQIKPHTLPGSSTNALNNRIARRDEPSYHAQNGNTSQQQTVNSRISNSDGVDHEKMSSQQAFKRTLPSTLQPSVTRALPSPLFVSDIRSSNLKDNPGSSHLHDAYKNHRQGVGPSMSGDRGYIRDSFIRGHDEGHLLYQNSGNRILPPSLVLGKAITPHFAISSESAYLSGIGDERSAENDERLIYEAALQDISQPKTEYDLPAGVLSVSLLRHQKIALAWMLQRETKSLHCLGGILADDQGLGKTVSMISLILALRSLQTKSKTDDVHNHKTEALNLDDDDDNGGIDVEKHKNSVEAVDLFPNREPSCSTQAPVRKRPAAGTLVVCPASVMRQWARELDEKVGDEKLSVLIYHGGNRTKDHVELAKFDVVLTTYSIVNNEVPKQPLVEDDDIEDKNGERFGLSSEFTVKKRKKTINGSKKGKKGRKGIDSSREYGSGPLAKVGWFRVILDEAQTIKNHRTQVARACCSLRAKRRWCLSGTPIQNTIDDLYSYFRFLKYDPYAAYKSFYNTIKVPIARNTIQGYKKLQAVLKAIMLRRTKGTLLDGKPIINLPPKTIELSSVDFSVEERAFYTKLESDSRTQFKAYAAAGTVNQNYANILLMLLRLRQACDHPRLVKDFDSDPVGKDSVEMAKTLPRELLINLFTCLDATVTICHVCNDPPHGPVITMCGHVFCYECVQEYLSGDDNTCPAVNCKETIGDDLVYSKVTLKSCISDDGGTSSSSNSHLSDYSLVQRDDYISSKIKAVLEVLQSNCHMKISNSDLRNSGCCRDSPSSSIDLEFDDSDSEARVAKHTRKYSESSTEGPIKAIVFSQWTSMLDLVETSLCQFGILYRRLDGRMTLGARDKAVRDFNTEPEITVMLMSLKAGNLGLNMVAACHVILLDLWWNPTTEDQAIDRAHRIGQTRPVTVTRITIKDTVEDRILSLQENKREMVASAFGEDHAGRSGTRLTVDDLKYLFMV from the exons ATGGGTGAGTCTATATATATTAGTTCGTCAGATGACGATGAGTTGGAGGAGATAGATGTTCAAAAGAGAACTCTTCCGCAATGGGCAACAACTTTTGAAAGGAGTTCAG ACTATGGTAGGCGGAATAATTCTTCAAGAGGGTCAAATAGTTCAAACCTAAGTTCTTCTAGTGTTTATAATCATTCACAAATCAAACCTCATACACTACCTGGGTCCAGTACCAATGCACTGAACAACAGAATTGCACGAAGAGATGAACCTTCCTACCATGCTCAGAATGGAAACACAAGTCAGCAACAAACAGTTAATTCCCGAATTTCAAACTCTGATGGTGTAGATCATGAGAAAATGTCATCTCAGCAAGCTTTCAAGAGGACCCTTCCTTCAACTCTTCAGCCTTCTGTAACAAGGGCTCTTCCTTCTCCTTTATTTGTGTCAGACATCAGATCAAGCAACTTAAAAGATAACCCAGGCAGTAGTCATCTTCATGATGCATATAAGAATCATCGCCAGGGAGTAGGGCCTAGCATGTCCGGTGACAGGGGCTACATTCGTGACAGTTTTATCAGGGGCCATGACGAAGGTCATTTATTGTATCAAAATAGTGGGAACAGGATTCTTCCACCATCTTTGGTGCTTGGAAAGGCCATAACTCCACACTTTGCAATTTCTAGTGAATCTGCATATCTTTCTGGAATAGGTGATGAAAGGTCTGCTGAAAATGACGAGAGACTTATTTATGAGGCAGCATTACAG GATATCAGTCAACCTAAAACAGAATATGACTTACCTGCTGGTGTATTGTCTGTCTCTCTTCTGAGACATCAG aaaattGCATTGGCTTGGATGCTTCAAAGGGAAACCAAGAGTTTGCATTGCTTGGGGGGGATTTTGGCTGATGACCAG GGTCTTGGAAAGACAGTATCAATGATTTCCCTCATTCTGGCATTGAGGTCATTACAAACAAAATCGAAAACAGATGATGTGCACAATCATAAAACTGAAGCTTTGAATTTGGATGACGATGATGACAACGGTGGTATAGATgtggaaaaacataaaaatagtgTGGAAGCTGTTGATTTGTTTCCTAATAGAGAACCTAGCTGTTCAACACAGGCACCTGTTAGAAAAAGGCCGGCTGCTGGTACCCTAGTTGTCTGCCCTGCCAGTGTTATGCGACAGTGGGCCAGGGAACTTGATGAAAAAGTCGGAGATGAAAAactttctgttttaatttatcATGGGGGAAATAGGACTAAGGATCATGTAGAACTTGCAAAATTTGATGTGGTTCTAACAACATACTCTATTGTGAATAATGAAGTGCCTAAGCAACCATTAGTTGAGGATGATGATATTGAGGACAAAAATGGGGAAAGGTTTGGGTTATCCTCTGAGTTTACtgttaaaaaaaggaaaaaaacaattaacGGAAGTAAGAAGGGTAAAAAAGGTAGAAAAGGAATTGACAGTTCGAGGGAATATGGTTCTGGCCCTCTTGCAAAAGTAGGGTGGTTTCGGGTTATTCTAGACGAGgctcaaacaataaaaaatcataGAACTCAGGTGGCTAGAGCTTGTTGCAGCCTTAGAGCCAAAAGAAGGTGGTGCTTATCTGGAACGCCTATTCAAAATACTATTGATGATTTGTATAGCTATTTTAGATTCTTGAAGTATGATCCTTATGCTGCATATAAATCATTCTACAACACCATAAAGGTTCCCATAGCCCGAAATACCATTCAAGGTTACAAGAAACTTCAAGCAGTTTTAAAGGCCATAATGCTACGTCGTACAAAAG GAACTTTGCTTGATGGGAAGCCAATAATCAATTTGCCTCCTAAAACAATTGAGCTCAGTAGTGTGGATTTCTCCGTTGAGGAACGAGCCTTCTATACTAAGTTGGAATCAGACTCACGCACTCAATTTAAG GCATATGCTGCTGCTGGGACAGTGAACCAAAACTATGCTAATATTCTTTTAATGCTCTTACGTCTTCGACAGGCTTGTGATCACCCACGTCTTGTTAAAGATTTTGATTCTGATCCTGTTGGGAAGGATTCTGTTGAAATGGCAAAAACTCTTCCAAGGGAATTGCTGATTAATCTGTTTACTTGTTTGGACGCAACAGTTACTATCTGTCATGTTTGCAAT GATCCCCCTCATGGCCCTGTTATTACAATGTGCGGCCATGTCTTCTGTTATGAATGTGTACAGGAATATTTGTCTGGTGATGATAATACGTGCCCTGCTGTAAATTGTAAAGAAACAATCGGTGATGATCTTGTTTACTCCAAAGTTACTTTGAAGAGTTGTATCTCTGATGATGGTGGCACTTCTAGTTCATCAAATTCACATCTTAGTGATTATTCGCTAGTGCAGCGGGATGATTACATTTCATCTAAAATCAAAGCTGTTCTTGAGGTTTTGCAGTCAAATTGTCACATGAAAATATCTAATTCTGACTTACGGAACTCTGGATGTTGTAGAGATTCGCCGTCATCTTCTATTGATCTAGAGTTTGATGACAGTGATTCAGAGGCTAGGGTTGCAAAACACACAAGAAAGTATTCAGAGTCCTCAACTGAAGGACCGATAAAGGCTATAGTTTTTTCCCAGTGGACTAGCATGTTGGATTTAGTTGAGACATCATTGTGTCAATTTGGTATACTGTACAGGAGACTTGATGGTAGGATGACTCTGGGTGCAAGGGACAAAGCTGTTAGGGATTTCAATACTGAACCTGAG ATAACTGTTATGCTGATGTCACTAAAGGCAGGAAACCTTGGATTGAATATGGTTGCTGCTTGTCATGTTATTCTTTTGGATCTGTGGTGGAATCCAACAACTGAAGATCAAGCTATTGATCGAGCCCATAGAATTGGACAAACTCGTCCTGTTACCGTGACAAGGATTACTATAAAAGATACCGTTGAAGATCGGATACTGTCTCTTCAG GAGAATAAGAGAGAAATGGTTGCATCTGCTTTTGGGGAAGACCATGCTGGTAGGTCTGGAACTCGCCTTACAGTGGATGATCTGAAATATCTCTTCATGGTCTAG
- the LOC108324265 gene encoding protein ASPARTIC PROTEASE IN GUARD CELL 2 codes for MFTVLLLLSFLLSTSSSHNLSYPHFQQLDVKQTLAQTKLIPTPTPKQPSNHHQTPNTVIDSSSTKGKLKLVHRDKVPTFNTSHDHQTRFNARIKRDSRRVAALLRRLASGKPTLDSEAFGSDVVSGMEQGSGEYFVRIGVGSPPRNQYVVIDSGSDIIWVQCEPCTQCYHQSDPVFNPADSSSYAGVSCESTVCSHVDNAGCHEGRCRYEVSYGDGSYTKGTLALETITFGRTLIRNVAIGCGHRNQGMFVGAAGLLGLGGGPMSFVGQLGGQTGEAFSYCLVSRGTQSPGLLEFGREAMPVGAAWVPLIHNPRAPSFYYVGLLGLGVGGLRIPIPEDVFKLSEMGDGGVVMDTGTAVTRLPTAAYEAFRDGFIAQTTNLPRASGASIFDTCYDLFGFVSVRVPTVSFYFSGGPILTLPARNFLIPVDDVGTFCFAFAPSSSALSIIGNIQQEGIQISVDGANGFVGFGPNVC; via the coding sequence ATGTTCACAGTTCTGCTTCTGCTCTCGTTCCTTCTAAGCACCTCCTCTTCTCACAACCTATCATACCCTCATTTCCAACAACTCGACGTAAAACAAACCCTCGCACAGACCAAACTCATTCCAACCCCAACCCCAAAACAACCGTCCAACCACCACCAAACACCCAACACTGTCATTGATTCATCATCAACAAAAGGGAAACTAAAACTAGTCCACAGAGACAAAGTTCCCACCTTTAACACTTCCCACGACCACCAGACCCGGTTCAACGCCCGAATAAAGCGAGACTCCAGAAGGGTCGCCGCCCTCCTCCGCCGCCTGGCCTCCGGAAAACCCACCTTGGACTCGGAGGCATTCGGGTCGGATGTGGTCTCGGGTATGGAACAGGGAAGCGGGGAGTACTTTGTCAGAATCGGAGTTGGAAGCCCGCCTCGGAACCAATACGTGGTCATAGACTCAGGCAGCGACATTATATGGGTCCAATGCGAACCCTGCACCCAATGCTACCACCAATCCGACCCGGTTTTCAACCCAGCCGATTCCTCCTCCTACGCCGGCGTCTCCTGCGAGTCCACCGTGTGCAGCCACGTGGACAACGCCGGCTGCCACGAGGGACGCTGCCGGTACGAAGTCTCCTACGGAGACGGGTCCTACACTAAAGGAACACTCGCGCTTGAAACAATCACCTTCGGACGAACCTTGATCCGAAACGTCGCAATCGGGTGCGGGCACCGCAACCAGGGAATGTTCGTTGGCGCCGCTGGGCTTCTGGGCCTCGGAGGTGGGCCCATGTCCTTCGTGGGCCAGCTCGGTGGGCAAACTGGCGAGGCCTTTAGTTATTGTTTAGTTAGCAGGGGAACCCAATCCCCCGGATTACTCGAATTCGGACGCGAAGCAATGCCCGTGGGAGCAGCGTGGGTTCCCCTGATCCACAACCCGCGGGCCCCAAGTTTTTACTATGTTGGGCTTTTGGGTCTGGGAGTTGGGGGGCTACGGATTCCCATACCCGAAGATGTTTTCAAATTATCCGAAATGGGTGATGGCGGAGTCGTTATGGACACCGGCACCGCTGTGACGCGGCTGCCAACGGCGGCTTACGAGGCTTTCCGCGATGGGTTTATAGCCCAAACCACCAACCTTCCACGGGCTTCCGGAGCGTCGATTTTTGACACGTGTTATGACCTGTTTGGGTTTGTATCGGTTCGGGTTCCGACCGTTTCGTTTTACTTTTCGGGTGGGCCTATTTTGACCCTGCCAGCTAGGAACTTTCTGATCCCAGTGGATGATGTGGGAACCTTTTGTTTTGCCTTTGCTCCTTCTTCTTCTGCCCTTTCCATCATTGGCAACATTCAGCAAGAGGGCATTCAGATTTCTGTTGATGGAGCTAATGGGTTTGTCGGATTCGGACCCAATGTCTGTTAA
- the LOC108326510 gene encoding probable glutathione S-transferase, with protein sequence MGEVKVLGFWSSPFVHRVIWALKLKGISYEYIEIDRHNKGDLLLQSNPVYKKVPVLIHGGRAIPESMVILEYIEDTWPHNPLLPKDNHQKALARFWIKFGEDSIASITDMFLRPYKDEQERASAWKRAQETITVIEEQGLGEKKFFGGNNIGMVDIAYGCLSHWLEGLEEIVGLKLIEPNRFPRLHAWTQNFKQVPVIKENLPDYGKLLIHLQWRRQQ encoded by the exons ATGGGAGAGGTTAAAGTGCTTGGGTTTTGGTCTAGCCCTTTCGTTCATAGGGTGATATGGGCTCTGAAGTTAAAGGGCATTAGTTATGAGTACATAGAGATTGACAGACACAACAAAGGCGACCTACTTCTGCAATCCAATCCAGTTTACAAGAAAGTCCCAGTGCTTATTCATGGAGGCAGAGCCATTCCAGAGTCTATGGTCATCCTTGAATACATCGAAGACACATGGCCACATAACCCATTGCTGCCAAAAGACAACCATCAGAAAGCCTTAGCTCGCTTTTGGATTAAATTTGGAGAAGATTCG ATCGCCTCTATCACTGATATGTTTCTCCGACCTTACAAAGATGAACAAGAAAGAGCAAGTGCATGGAAAAGAGCACAAGAAACTATAACAGTAATCGAAGAGCAAGGTCTAGGGGAGAAGAAATTCTTTGGAGGCAACAACATTGGAATGGTGGACATAGCATATGGATGCCTAAGCCATTGGTTGGAAGGCTTGGAGGAAATTGTTGGGTTGAAATTAATTGAACCCAACAGATTTCCTCGGTTGCATGCGTGGACACAAAACTTCAAACAAGTTCCTGTCATCAAAGAAAACCTTCCGGATTATGGGAAACTGTTGATACATCTTCAATGGCGCAGGCAGCAATAA